In Kineococcus sp. NBC_00420, a single genomic region encodes these proteins:
- a CDS encoding LLM class flavin-dependent oxidoreductase, protein MSSEPLRLNAFAMACVGHQAAGLWSRPEDRSADYRTLAHWTNLARLLERGGFDALFLADVLGTYDVHGGSRDAAVRAAVQVPVNDPLAAVSAMAAVTENLGFGLTVTTTYEQPYSLARRLTTLDHLTGGRVAWNVVTGYLDSAAKNLGLTAQVAHDERYEVAEEYLEVCYKLWEGSWEDDAVVRDAGRGIYADPAKVHDIDHHGKYFDVPGAFLCEPSPQRTPVIFQAGSSPRGQEFAARHAECVFIIAPTAKIARRSVDSLREQVERAGRDPRSVQVLAGLTTVVRSSDEEAHALLADYREHASREAALALFGGWTGVDLAGRAADETLQHVTTDANRSALASFTNDPDREWTIDDLAQFVSVGGRGPVLAGSPQTVADHLEEFAAEADVDGFNLMYATMPGTFVDVVDHLVPELDRRGRTAPKPAPGTTLRERLGGGARLPGTHVGAGFRR, encoded by the coding sequence TTGAGTTCTGAACCGTTGCGCCTCAACGCCTTCGCCATGGCCTGCGTCGGCCACCAGGCCGCGGGGCTGTGGTCGCGACCGGAGGACCGCAGCGCGGACTACCGGACCCTCGCGCACTGGACGAACCTCGCCCGACTCCTCGAGCGCGGGGGTTTCGACGCGCTGTTCCTCGCCGACGTCCTCGGCACCTACGACGTCCACGGGGGATCGCGCGACGCGGCGGTCCGCGCCGCCGTGCAGGTCCCCGTCAACGACCCGCTCGCCGCGGTGTCGGCGATGGCCGCGGTCACGGAGAACCTGGGTTTCGGTCTCACGGTGACGACGACGTACGAGCAGCCGTACTCCCTGGCCCGCCGGCTCACGACGCTGGACCACCTCACCGGCGGCCGCGTCGCGTGGAACGTCGTGACGGGCTACCTCGACTCGGCCGCGAAGAACCTCGGTCTCACCGCCCAGGTCGCCCACGACGAGCGCTACGAGGTCGCCGAGGAGTACCTGGAGGTCTGCTACAAGCTCTGGGAGGGTTCCTGGGAGGACGACGCCGTCGTCCGCGACGCCGGGCGCGGGATCTACGCCGACCCGGCCAAGGTCCACGACATCGACCACCACGGGAAGTACTTCGACGTCCCCGGGGCGTTCCTCTGCGAACCCTCACCGCAACGGACACCGGTGATCTTCCAGGCGGGTTCTTCGCCCCGCGGGCAGGAGTTCGCGGCCAGGCACGCGGAGTGCGTGTTCATCATCGCGCCGACCGCGAAGATCGCCCGCAGGTCCGTCGACTCCCTGCGCGAGCAGGTCGAACGCGCCGGTCGCGACCCGCGGTCGGTGCAGGTCCTCGCCGGCCTCACCACGGTCGTCCGCAGCAGCGACGAGGAGGCGCACGCGCTGCTCGCCGACTACCGCGAACACGCCAGCCGCGAGGCCGCCCTCGCGTTGTTCGGGGGGTGGACGGGCGTCGACCTCGCCGGTCGCGCCGCCGACGAGACCCTGCAGCACGTGACCACCGACGCGAACCGGTCCGCCCTGGCGAGCTTCACGAACGACCCCGACCGGGAGTGGACGATCGACGACCTCGCGCAGTTCGTCTCCGTGGGGGGTCGGGGTCCGGTCCTCGCGGGTTCCCCGCAGACGGTCGCCGACCACCTCGAGGAGTTCGCGGCGGAGGCCGACGTCGACGGGTTCAACCTGATGTACGCCACGATGCCCGGGACCTTCGTCGACGTCGTCGACCACCTCGTCCCCGAACTCGACCGGCGCGGTCGCACCGCCCCGAAACCGGCCCCCGGGACGACCCTGCGGGAACGACTCGGCGGCGGGGCCCGGCTGCCGGGCACCCACGTGGGCGCCGGTTTCCGTCGCTAG